In Chloroflexota bacterium, a single genomic region encodes these proteins:
- a CDS encoding zinc-binding dehydrogenase: protein MKALVKTQHGQGFVTLMDIDEPIAGPGEVKVRVEAAGICGSDLHIYHDLFPSWPPVVMGHEFSGVIVDLGAGVSRWQIGDRVTCEAAVQTCGTCAYCRMGAPALCPERRSLGSGVNGAFARYCLVPQEKVHRLPDNIDFLNGAMAEPLSCCVHAVLEHGHVSAADVVLVTGPGPIGLLVSQVARAQGARVILCGTSADIERLRLGAALGLDATIDGQKQDPLATVLAYSAGQGADAVFECAGAAAAAQLGLAAVKKRGRYVQVGLFAKNIELDFNQITTKELTVVGSFGATYVSWQRALELLAQGKVAVHPLITTELPLSQWEIGFTQMQQRQGCKIILRPEDS from the coding sequence TTGAAGGCTTTGGTTAAAACACAGCACGGTCAAGGGTTCGTGACCCTGATGGATATAGATGAGCCCATAGCAGGTCCTGGTGAAGTGAAGGTGCGCGTTGAGGCCGCCGGTATCTGCGGTTCCGATTTACATATATATCACGACCTCTTCCCCTCCTGGCCACCAGTGGTCATGGGGCATGAGTTTAGCGGTGTGATCGTGGACTTGGGAGCTGGCGTCTCCCGCTGGCAGATCGGCGATCGGGTTACCTGTGAGGCTGCTGTGCAGACGTGTGGAACATGCGCATACTGCCGGATGGGTGCTCCAGCCCTTTGCCCTGAGCGACGTTCCTTAGGAAGTGGAGTCAACGGGGCCTTCGCTAGATATTGTCTGGTACCCCAAGAGAAAGTACACCGTTTGCCAGATAACATCGACTTTTTAAATGGGGCTATGGCCGAGCCACTATCCTGCTGCGTGCACGCCGTCCTGGAGCATGGACACGTCTCGGCCGCAGACGTGGTGCTGGTCACCGGCCCGGGCCCAATCGGGCTCCTGGTATCTCAGGTGGCCAGGGCTCAGGGAGCCAGGGTAATCCTGTGCGGCACAAGCGCTGACATCGAACGGCTGCGCCTCGGCGCGGCGCTCGGTCTAGACGCGACCATCGACGGGCAAAAACAAGATCCTCTGGCAACCGTCCTCGCTTACTCCGCCGGGCAAGGGGCTGATGCTGTTTTTGAGTGTGCTGGGGCAGCCGCCGCGGCCCAATTAGGTCTAGCGGCTGTTAAAAAAAGGGGGCGCTACGTACAAGTAGGGCTTTTCGCTAAAAATATAGAACTCGATTTCAATCAGATTACTACCAAGGAGCTGACGGTTGTCGGTTCTTTCGGCGCTACCTATGTTTCTTGGCAAAGAGCATTAGAGCTCCTGGCCCAGGGTAAGGTGGCTGTTCACCCCCTTATCACGACTGAACTACCCCTTTCTCAATGGGAAATCGGTTTCACCCAAATGCAACAGCGTCAGGGATGCAAAATCATCCTCAGGCCGGAAGACTCTTAA